In Hyalangium gracile, the following are encoded in one genomic region:
- a CDS encoding alpha-ketoglutarate-dependent dioxygenase AlkB, translating to MAGQDSERPEGLVYLPDFLTGAEERELLEHMRAVAFAEIRMRGQVARRRTAHFGWLYGYESWKVEPGPPMPDYLLPLRARCAELMGEVPERLVEALVSEYTPGATIGWHRDAPMFGPKVVGVSLGSACRMRFQRGKGEERRTYEQELQPRSVYVLGGEARGAWQHSIPAVKQTRYSITFRTLRERKASARAPGDSTARPAGAEPEESVPSH from the coding sequence ATGGCAGGACAGGACTCAGAGCGACCCGAGGGCCTCGTCTACCTTCCCGACTTCCTGACGGGAGCGGAGGAGCGCGAGCTGCTGGAGCACATGCGCGCCGTGGCGTTCGCGGAGATCCGGATGCGGGGGCAGGTGGCTCGGCGGCGCACGGCGCACTTCGGCTGGCTCTATGGCTACGAGAGCTGGAAGGTGGAGCCCGGGCCGCCCATGCCGGACTACCTCCTGCCGCTCAGGGCCCGGTGCGCGGAGCTGATGGGCGAGGTGCCGGAGCGGCTGGTGGAGGCGCTCGTGAGCGAGTACACGCCGGGGGCCACCATCGGCTGGCACCGGGACGCGCCCATGTTCGGGCCGAAGGTGGTGGGCGTCTCGCTGGGGAGCGCGTGCCGGATGCGCTTCCAGCGCGGCAAGGGCGAGGAGCGGCGCACCTATGAGCAGGAGCTCCAGCCGCGCTCGGTCTACGTGCTGGGTGGAGAGGCGCGCGGCGCGTGGCAGCACAGCATCCCCGCGGTGAAGCAGACGCGGTACTCCATCACGTTCCGCACCCTGCGCGAGCGGAAGGCCTCGGCGCGCGCCCCCGGTGACAGCACGGCGCGGCCGGCCGGAGCCGAGCCTGAGGAGTCGGTGCCCTCGCACTGA